Proteins encoded in a region of the Bombiscardovia apis genome:
- a CDS encoding leucine-rich repeat domain-containing protein, with the protein MTRLELRSQHVTDLSGIQHLTSLTNLDFSSIGGTSMADYNAITDITPLAALTHLTSLNLSGTAALYLTNLNGLQNLTKLKTLQLGNSSIWRLQPLAFTDISPLAALTDLETLDLHNRSVYLLDTPSRIQDLSPLSNLTKLTTLDLIGLELDDTSLNQIVSYPALHNITTLRLGGYRSGRIPTNLNFLNRLPNLKDLTFNNWGITDFSILNSLSTLTDLSIINWGTVRANNFNSLDFISNLTNLNSLLISNDRDADQPANLDINGNLSDISALSSMHNLRNLTITGQKVSDITALTNLTSLTEINFGTGIMSTVGNLVSDLTPLAGLTNLTTLQLDNNNISDLSPLAGLTNLQALYVGNTQPGHTPSLPDYNPGLAHNHVSDVTPLAGLIQLGQLWLPDNQITDITPLSGLNNIYNLFLQNNQIRDLTPIGNTPAAQFWVYGNPLDNAQMGIVSQMPNLHFLGVGDDSLTDITPLTSMNLTQLTLQGSNLDISRLSSNISQFRTLRDLALQKNKFSDQQFSQIISQANLNYITTLSVTGSHITDITPITDNAAKFSNMSYLTMSDNEIADITPLTIHMSDLPGTITIDISKQRIRLPDKPDFDLNTPMSLGPATIDSASTPKRYAPADSNDLSTPLGGGYSPATGTMTWPATLPGTHNFNFYYAEALSLGGNLTFSGTITQGVPGITVSFDPDGGSPQPAVQYHHVGEKVDLPISPSKNGVLLGGWTNSETGSMWNFGSDTVSKDITLKAYWTTPMTLPTAGAIPLTRLSGLTILLTSGGALALYILMPKRSRGKHLSRRR; encoded by the coding sequence ATGACCCGTCTTGAACTCCGATCGCAACACGTCACGGATTTAAGCGGCATCCAACATTTGACTAGTCTTACCAATCTTGACTTCAGCAGCATCGGTGGCACAAGTATGGCTGATTACAACGCAATAACCGACATCACACCTTTGGCAGCTCTAACCCATTTAACTTCTCTGAATCTTTCTGGCACCGCAGCCCTCTACCTGACTAATCTGAACGGTCTGCAAAACCTGACCAAACTCAAGACATTGCAACTTGGCAATAGCTCGATTTGGCGTTTACAACCTCTGGCTTTTACCGACATCAGCCCGCTCGCAGCCCTCACCGATTTGGAAACCCTCGATCTCCATAATCGTTCGGTCTATCTTTTAGATACGCCAAGCCGCATTCAGGATTTATCGCCACTTAGCAACCTTACGAAACTAACCACATTAGATCTCATAGGACTTGAGCTAGACGACACCAGCCTCAACCAAATCGTCAGTTATCCAGCCTTGCACAACATAACCACACTGCGTCTAGGCGGTTACCGAAGCGGCAGAATTCCCACCAACCTCAATTTTCTCAACCGTCTTCCGAATCTGAAAGACTTAACCTTCAATAACTGGGGAATTACCGATTTCAGCATACTGAATTCGCTATCAACATTGACCGACTTGTCCATAATTAACTGGGGAACGGTGCGAGCAAACAATTTCAATTCCCTCGATTTCATCTCCAACCTCACCAACTTGAACAGTCTCCTCATCAGCAATGATAGAGATGCGGATCAGCCAGCGAACTTAGACATAAACGGCAACCTCAGCGATATTTCAGCACTGAGCAGCATGCATAACTTACGGAATCTGACCATTACCGGGCAGAAGGTAAGCGACATAACGGCCCTCACCAACCTCACCAGCCTCACCGAGATCAACTTCGGAACGGGAATAATGAGCACTGTCGGCAATCTGGTAAGCGATCTCACACCGCTCGCAGGACTCACAAACCTAACAACATTACAATTAGACAACAACAATATAAGCGACCTAAGTCCACTGGCAGGACTCACAAACCTACAAGCCCTTTACGTCGGGAATACTCAGCCGGGCCACACCCCTTCTCTGCCAGATTACAATCCTGGACTAGCTCACAATCACGTTAGCGACGTAACCCCGTTAGCAGGACTCATACAGCTCGGACAGCTCTGGCTTCCTGACAATCAAATCACCGACATCACCCCTTTATCCGGACTCAATAATATCTACAACCTTTTCTTGCAAAACAATCAAATCCGAGACCTTACACCGATTGGGAATACACCTGCGGCTCAATTCTGGGTATATGGTAATCCCCTAGACAATGCCCAGATGGGTATTGTCTCTCAAATGCCGAACCTTCACTTTTTAGGAGTGGGAGACGATAGCCTCACCGATATCACCCCGCTCACCAGCATGAATCTCACTCAGCTTACTCTTCAAGGCAGCAATCTCGACATCAGCAGACTATCCAGCAACATCAGCCAATTCCGGACCCTCAGAGATCTAGCCTTGCAAAAGAACAAATTCTCCGATCAACAGTTCTCGCAAATAATCAGCCAAGCAAATCTCAACTATATTACTACTCTGTCGGTCACCGGCAGCCACATAACCGACATCACACCCATAACCGACAATGCCGCCAAGTTCAGCAACATGTCATACCTAACTATGAGCGATAACGAAATAGCAGACATCACGCCACTCACCATTCACATGTCTGATCTGCCAGGAACCATTACCATCGACATCAGTAAGCAACGCATCCGATTGCCAGACAAACCCGACTTCGATCTCAACACTCCCATGAGCTTAGGGCCTGCCACCATCGACTCAGCAAGCACGCCCAAACGCTACGCACCAGCGGACTCAAATGATTTATCAACACCGCTAGGCGGAGGATACAGCCCTGCCACTGGCACTATGACATGGCCTGCAACCCTGCCCGGCACTCACAACTTCAACTTCTACTACGCGGAAGCACTTAGTCTAGGAGGAAACCTCACTTTCTCCGGCACCATAACCCAAGGCGTGCCCGGCATCACTGTCAGTTTCGACCCCGACGGAGGCAGCCCACAACCAGCAGTCCAATACCACCATGTAGGCGAAAAAGTTGACCTGCCCATTAGCCCAAGTAAAAACGGAGTCCTCCTCGGCGGATGGACCAATAGTGAAACCGGCAGCATGTGGAACTTCGGCAGCGACACCGTCAGCAAAGACATCACCCTCAAAGCCTACTGGACCACACCAATGACCCTCCCCACCGCAGGAGCAATACCCCTCACCCGGCTCAGCGGACTCACCATACTCCTCACCTCCGGCGGCGCCCTCGCCCTCTACATACTCATGCCAAAGCGCTCACGCGGCAAACACTTGTCACGTAGGCGATAG
- a CDS encoding helix-turn-helix domain-containing protein — protein MGRHRSFDEGAVLKQARAVFWAHGYEGSSVDDLVEATGLLRGSLYSTFGSKRGIFLAVLRTSLLPGETSSESLGMALVAMMELSASDHEVHALLTDYLVSLPESEQPAAVARLLGQQLLERADLQAVGAAKLNTERNDVSETPAVTAKRYGEHAHVSKTANQQTIQPLESSTKL, from the coding sequence ATGGGAAGACATAGAAGCTTTGATGAAGGGGCGGTGCTCAAGCAGGCGCGGGCGGTGTTTTGGGCGCATGGGTATGAGGGCAGCTCCGTGGACGACTTGGTGGAGGCCACCGGGCTCTTGCGCGGGAGCTTGTACTCCACCTTTGGCAGCAAGCGCGGCATATTCCTGGCGGTTTTGCGGACAAGCTTACTGCCGGGCGAGACCAGCAGCGAATCGCTGGGCATGGCCCTGGTGGCAATGATGGAGCTCTCAGCGAGCGACCACGAAGTCCATGCCCTGCTCACGGATTACCTTGTCTCACTGCCTGAATCCGAGCAACCCGCAGCCGTGGCCAGACTATTAGGTCAACAATTGCTTGAGCGAGCTGACCTGCAAGCAGTTGGCGCCGCGAAACTGAATACGGAGCGGAACGATGTGTCAGAGACTCCAGCAGTAACGGCAAAGCGCTACGGTGAGCACGCACACGTCAGCAAAACAGCGAATCAGCAGACAATACAGCCGCTCGAAAGCAGCACCAAACTCTAG
- a CDS encoding type II toxin-antitoxin system RelB/DinJ family antitoxin — protein sequence MNLTLDNILQDIICLALIFTGALIDKICEHIIERLLTWLEQAWETRLTKIRQHFFHAKHAKKRISLSAASTEKPIHTDNDNLAANTAQMPYDRHTIDGMATTTIRMNDELKARASAVLESMGLNFNTFVNMASVQLVNQKRIPFDIIEPGSTAPAVGHTAANSIRFECTSDDGYPIVAIPSGLVFEPRRSKDGTAVLPKEWKDDAEQ from the coding sequence ATGAACCTCACTCTAGACAACATCCTGCAGGATATAATCTGCTTAGCTCTCATCTTCACAGGTGCGCTGATAGACAAGATCTGTGAACATATCATTGAAAGACTGCTGACATGGTTGGAGCAAGCATGGGAAACCCGACTCACAAAAATCAGACAGCATTTTTTTCATGCCAAGCATGCAAAAAAGAGGATCTCATTATCTGCTGCGTCTACAGAAAAACCTATTCATACCGATAATGACAATCTGGCAGCAAACACAGCTCAAATGCCATACGATCGGCATACAATTGATGGCATGGCTACTACTACTATTCGCATGAATGACGAGCTCAAGGCGCGGGCGAGCGCGGTTCTGGAGTCGATGGGGTTGAACTTTAACACGTTTGTCAACATGGCCAGCGTGCAGTTAGTCAACCAAAAGCGCATCCCTTTTGACATCATCGAACCTGGCAGCACCGCCCCCGCCGTGGGTCACACTGCCGCCAATAGCATCCGCTTCGAGTGCACCAGCGACGACGGCTACCCCATAGTTGCTATCCCTAGCGGCCTAGTTTTCGAACCCCGCCGCAGCAAGGACGGCACAGCAGTACTGCCCAAAGAATGGAAGGACGATGCTGAGCAGTGA
- a CDS encoding leucine-rich repeat domain-containing protein — MVSDLSPLSALPNLISLNVSNNQITDLSPLSSITSLSILFAGNLSGNYISGSTTNKPGNRITSLAPLASLTNLTRLWFSNTGVGYDKAQPGYDPNKPGNRITDLSPLTTLANLREISVDGQQTLTDLSPLAALTNLTAIAAGSNNVTSITSLEHLTNLTTLLLDSNHLGDDVFATIQNMPNITSLGLGDQITDISPITNLNLQFLTLSGNHGITDWSLLARNIGQFPRLEGLTLADDSIDTAAFNTIVQEGNFSKLHFLSMPSNQISDVTAVRQNTAKFSNLWAFNVSNQNFSLPDKPDYDEHTPMSLGAATINSAVSPAQYAQPNPDMPSRPAKGQSFDANTGIMTWDKTMPGDHQFNFYHSSPMGFGNFVYSGNFSQRVPGHLVSFDPNGGSPAPEDQAHHTGNLVTPPSRPTNGNQIIEGWYDTATATKWNFATDTVTADITLQAHWIPAMNLPSAGATPLARLSGGALLASSAGALVISLLLPQRRRPAPARKNYNQRKSKR; from the coding sequence ATGGTAAGCGATCTCAGCCCCTTAAGCGCTCTGCCGAATCTCATAAGTCTAAACGTGTCAAACAATCAAATCACGGATCTCAGTCCGTTGTCCTCGATCACGAGCTTATCCATCTTGTTCGCAGGCAACTTATCCGGCAACTACATAAGCGGATCTACTACGAATAAGCCAGGCAATCGCATCACCAGCCTGGCGCCACTTGCCAGCCTCACCAACCTCACCAGACTCTGGTTCAGCAACACGGGCGTCGGGTACGACAAGGCCCAGCCCGGCTATGATCCCAACAAGCCAGGCAACCGCATCACCGATCTCAGCCCACTGACCACGCTCGCCAACCTCAGAGAGATCAGCGTTGACGGACAGCAGACCCTCACCGACCTCAGTCCCCTCGCCGCACTCACCAACCTCACAGCCATAGCGGCGGGGTCGAACAACGTCACCAGCATCACATCCCTGGAACACCTCACCAACCTCACAACACTCTTACTGGACAGCAACCATCTGGGAGACGACGTCTTCGCCACCATCCAGAACATGCCCAATATCACAAGTTTAGGTCTGGGTGATCAGATTACCGACATCAGCCCCATCACCAACCTCAATCTCCAATTTCTAACGCTCTCCGGCAATCACGGCATCACCGACTGGAGCCTGCTCGCCCGCAACATCGGACAATTCCCAAGACTCGAAGGGCTCACTCTCGCAGACGACAGCATCGACACCGCAGCATTCAACACCATCGTCCAGGAAGGCAACTTCAGCAAACTTCATTTCCTCAGCATGCCGAGCAATCAGATCAGCGATGTCACGGCGGTGCGCCAGAACACAGCCAAATTCAGCAACCTCTGGGCATTCAACGTCAGCAACCAGAACTTTAGCCTGCCAGACAAGCCCGACTATGACGAGCACACGCCCATGAGCCTGGGAGCGGCCACCATCAACAGCGCCGTCAGCCCGGCCCAATACGCCCAGCCCAACCCAGACATGCCATCCCGGCCCGCCAAAGGCCAGAGCTTCGATGCCAACACCGGCATCATGACATGGGACAAGACCATGCCAGGCGACCACCAGTTCAACTTCTACCACTCCAGCCCGATGGGCTTCGGCAACTTCGTCTACTCCGGCAACTTCTCCCAACGAGTGCCCGGACATCTGGTCAGCTTCGACCCCAACGGCGGCAGCCCCGCCCCCGAAGACCAGGCCCACCACACCGGAAATCTCGTCACACCACCAAGCCGACCTACGAACGGCAACCAGATCATCGAAGGCTGGTACGACACCGCCACCGCCACCAAATGGAACTTCGCCACCGACACCGTAACGGCCGACATCACCCTCCAAGCCCACTGGATACCAGCAATGAACCTCCCCAGCGCAGGAGCCACGCCACTGGCACGACTCAGCGGCGGCGCCCTACTAGCCAGCAGCGCAGGAGCACTAGTCATCTCACTGCTCTTGCCGCAACGCCGACGCCCAGCACCTGCCCGAAAGAACTACAACCAACGAAAGAGCAAACGCTGA
- a CDS encoding type IV toxin-antitoxin system AbiEi family antitoxin domain-containing protein — MSLSEQAAALLREYEGLIPAKVAVASGAASYTSLSRMVRAGLVERLGPGIYGDPNELDDDFALVQLRLSGGVFCRQTALYLHDMTDLTPASLEMNFPAGVHAQSAGELGVVAYHQIRTLYSLGVTTLATPAGHEVKAYDLERTLCDILRPPRPAAVDVTASALRAYVRRRDKNIPKLVRYAKELKVETKIRPYLEALL; from the coding sequence ATGAGTCTAAGTGAGCAGGCAGCAGCACTCTTGCGCGAATATGAGGGTTTGATTCCGGCTAAGGTAGCGGTGGCGAGCGGTGCTGCTTCCTATACGAGCTTAAGTCGGATGGTGCGAGCGGGTCTGGTTGAGCGCCTGGGGCCTGGTATTTACGGTGATCCCAACGAGTTGGACGATGATTTTGCGCTGGTGCAGTTGCGGCTTTCGGGTGGCGTATTTTGCAGGCAGACGGCCTTGTATTTGCATGATATGACCGACCTGACACCCGCAAGTCTGGAGATGAATTTTCCTGCTGGTGTGCACGCGCAGTCAGCGGGGGAGCTGGGCGTGGTGGCTTATCATCAAATCCGAACGCTCTATAGTTTGGGCGTTACAACCCTTGCAACCCCGGCTGGCCACGAAGTCAAGGCGTACGACCTGGAGCGAACCTTGTGCGACATACTGCGCCCGCCTCGCCCAGCCGCAGTCGATGTGACTGCAAGTGCTCTGCGCGCTTACGTGCGGCGGCGAGACAAGAACATTCCCAAGCTCGTGCGCTATGCTAAAGAGCTCAAAGTTGAGACCAAAATAAGGCCCTACCTAGAGGCACTCCTATGA
- a CDS encoding InlB B-repeat-containing protein, which yields MAGQKNAKQTITTRDRPCNRDRDTIAQCFPDPQLASCIARSQNTTVNGYLTSTNPGPDLYCSGVSSLKGLEAFSRISRIDLSNGTITSLEPLRHVSITFITFDNNLVSDISPLVSILDDSTKMGLNKISGVNNCIYDMSPFYDHRPYDGTRPWEMNFRNQKVVLPDIVLPTGRYTLPRAKYATWKTAQGPGTPHKKYSSSFSSPRPSSPNTTTDDVLVWNNARAGTYSYTFENHYVISHDYDIHSTPHWCHFTGTVSQTLYTTYEVKLDPNGGNPGTQTMNVRSNTAIGSIPVLPTRDHYEVTGWSLDKYGRSPWNLATNIVTQPITLYAQWKVRTYTVTFDPNGGSPTSTQPVVYNNTISSVTQPPNRNGNWRLTGWAKDRTGNQPWNLASNRVTDDLTLYAQWIKQYHVKFDVNGGSALAPDIAESNVDTGSALVAPTTVKQGWLVVGWSQQADGTGPMWNFSTNRVRADITLYAIWEKMVPMSLPKAGVLPIQRLTAGGLLALSSLAALIYSGHTIIRRHRHNNHLPQQ from the coding sequence ATGGCAGGGCAGAAAAATGCCAAGCAGACGATTACCACGCGCGACAGACCCTGCAATCGAGACAGAGACACGATAGCCCAGTGCTTCCCCGATCCTCAACTCGCCAGCTGCATCGCCAGGTCACAGAACACAACCGTTAACGGCTATCTCACTTCGACCAATCCTGGACCAGACCTGTACTGCAGCGGGGTGAGCTCCTTGAAGGGATTGGAAGCATTTTCTCGCATCTCACGCATTGATCTCTCCAATGGAACGATTACCAGTCTGGAGCCGCTCCGCCACGTCTCGATAACTTTCATCACATTCGATAACAATCTCGTCTCAGACATATCACCCTTGGTATCTATTTTAGACGACTCAACAAAAATGGGACTCAATAAAATATCCGGGGTTAACAATTGCATATACGACATGAGCCCTTTCTATGATCATCGCCCATACGACGGGACGCGTCCATGGGAAATGAACTTCCGCAATCAAAAGGTTGTGCTCCCTGACATCGTACTGCCCACAGGTAGGTATACCCTCCCCCGCGCTAAGTACGCCACCTGGAAAACAGCACAGGGTCCGGGCACCCCTCATAAGAAATACTCGTCGTCGTTTTCTTCGCCGCGCCCCAGCAGTCCGAATACAACAACCGATGATGTTCTAGTGTGGAACAATGCTAGAGCAGGCACCTACTCCTACACCTTTGAAAACCACTACGTAATATCCCACGATTATGACATCCACAGCACCCCACACTGGTGCCACTTCACCGGCACCGTCTCCCAAACGCTCTACACTACCTACGAAGTCAAGCTTGACCCCAACGGCGGAAACCCTGGCACACAGACTATGAATGTACGTTCCAACACTGCCATTGGTAGCATCCCCGTCCTGCCTACTCGCGACCATTATGAGGTGACTGGATGGTCGCTAGACAAATACGGACGCTCACCCTGGAATTTGGCCACTAATATCGTCACCCAACCCATCACCCTATACGCCCAATGGAAGGTACGCACCTATACAGTCACCTTCGACCCCAACGGCGGAAGCCCGACCAGCACCCAGCCAGTTGTTTATAACAACACCATCAGCTCAGTAACGCAGCCTCCCAACCGCAACGGAAATTGGAGGCTGACCGGCTGGGCCAAGGATCGAACAGGCAATCAGCCATGGAACTTAGCATCAAACCGAGTGACAGACGATCTCACTCTTTACGCCCAGTGGATTAAACAATACCACGTCAAGTTCGACGTAAACGGCGGGTCGGCCTTGGCACCCGACATAGCTGAGAGCAACGTCGACACCGGATCAGCACTTGTCGCACCAACAACCGTAAAACAGGGATGGCTCGTGGTCGGCTGGTCGCAACAGGCAGACGGCACTGGCCCCATGTGGAACTTCTCAACCAACCGTGTCCGCGCGGACATCACCCTGTATGCAATATGGGAGAAGATGGTGCCCATGAGTCTACCAAAGGCCGGAGTTTTGCCCATACAACGCCTGACTGCTGGCGGTCTGCTGGCGCTCAGCTCATTAGCAGCCCTGATTTACTCAGGCCACACCATAATCCGTCGGCACCGGCACAACAACCACCTGCCACAGCAGTGA
- a CDS encoding leucine-rich repeat domain-containing protein gives MDLRTEGITDLNGIQYFTDLIDLNLSNNPNPTSTTTMNSLTDLTPLSALTQLKIFNAQNANIHSLNGLQNLTQLSSLGLENIGTASRNTITDLSPLTGLTQLTSLRLTGNQISNIQPLAGLTNLTNLELGNRSSSVGGSIGGGNLVTSLAPLSGLTRLTTLDVSNNRVSDLTPLQGLTNLTSLSIANSMSHPKTGEVNHVTDLTPIANLTNLRRLNLANYNWGTYESAFPNYEPNLPGNRASNLAPLANLTNLTHLYLDNNGISDISVLANMTNLTGQLWLSDNNISNITPLAGLPLKGELLLFGNPVGSDSDLAIIASMTDLWGLMIGNKITDITPLTGLNKLNELFLVGCHNLDIDKTAAAIPHFPALADFGLTDDNIDNAKLSTIITNTDLNKLKILSFTYNKITDVTPILQNPSKLTHLQRLEVSTQYIRLPDKHDYNVHNPMSLGPATINDTITPHQIATEDTIKPSTPTAGKSFNATTGIMTWDKTMPGDHEYNFNYQATIATSPVTNFNFTYSGTIAQRVPGITVIFDTDGGTPQPDNQAHHQNEKVTPPIQVNKPNWHLDGWYNTTTGTKWDFDNDTVTADITLKAHWKAFVPMTLPIAGAIPLARLGGITILSSSAGALALFLLLPQRRRREHARQSYSFGRNTGEVALSEAGSSVDFPSHRNIE, from the coding sequence ATGGATCTTAGAACCGAGGGCATTACTGACCTCAACGGCATCCAATACTTCACCGACCTCATCGACCTCAACCTCAGCAATAACCCAAATCCAACCTCTACGACCACGATGAACTCGCTCACTGACCTCACTCCATTGAGCGCTCTCACCCAACTCAAAATTTTCAACGCGCAGAATGCGAACATTCACAGTCTCAACGGACTGCAAAACCTCACTCAACTCAGCAGTCTTGGCCTCGAGAATATAGGGACTGCCAGTAGAAACACCATCACTGATCTCAGCCCACTCACAGGACTCACCCAACTCACCAGTCTCCGACTTACAGGCAACCAGATCAGCAACATCCAACCACTCGCAGGCCTCACCAACCTCACCAACCTCGAACTCGGCAATCGCAGTTCCTCTGTTGGAGGAAGTATTGGAGGAGGTAATCTTGTTACCAGTCTGGCACCCTTAAGCGGTCTTACCCGACTCACTACTCTTGACGTAAGCAATAATCGAGTCAGCGATCTTACACCCTTGCAAGGCCTCACCAACCTCACATCACTCTCCATTGCCAACTCGATGTCTCACCCCAAAACAGGTGAAGTCAACCACGTCACCGATCTCACCCCCATAGCCAATCTCACTAACCTGAGACGATTAAACCTAGCAAACTATAATTGGGGCACCTACGAATCAGCCTTCCCCAACTACGAACCCAACCTACCCGGCAACAGGGCCAGTAACTTAGCTCCACTCGCCAACCTCACCAACTTAACCCACTTATACCTCGACAACAACGGAATCAGCGACATTAGCGTTCTAGCCAACATGACAAACTTAACCGGCCAACTCTGGCTCAGCGACAACAACATTAGCAACATCACACCACTCGCCGGACTACCCCTCAAAGGAGAACTACTCCTCTTCGGCAATCCAGTCGGCTCAGACTCAGACCTAGCCATCATCGCCAGCATGACCGACCTCTGGGGACTCATGATCGGCAACAAAATCACCGACATCACACCGCTCACAGGCCTCAACAAACTCAACGAACTCTTCCTCGTCGGCTGCCACAACCTCGACATTGATAAAACAGCAGCAGCCATACCCCACTTCCCTGCACTCGCTGACTTCGGTCTCACCGATGACAACATCGACAACGCAAAACTCTCCACCATCATCACCAACACCGACCTCAACAAACTCAAAATCCTCAGTTTCACCTACAACAAAATCACCGATGTCACACCCATACTCCAAAACCCCAGCAAACTCACCCACCTCCAACGTCTCGAAGTGAGTACCCAATACATTCGATTGCCAGATAAACACGACTACAACGTACACAACCCCATGAGCCTAGGACCCGCAACCATCAACGACACGATCACACCACATCAAATTGCGACAGAAGACACTATCAAACCGTCAACACCAACCGCAGGTAAAAGTTTCAACGCCACTACTGGAATCATGACATGGGATAAAACCATGCCCGGCGACCACGAATACAACTTCAACTACCAAGCCACCATCGCCACCAGCCCAGTAACCAACTTCAACTTCACATACTCCGGCACCATCGCACAACGAGTACCAGGCATCACCGTCATCTTCGACACCGACGGAGGCACACCACAACCAGACAACCAAGCCCACCACCAAAATGAAAAAGTCACACCACCAATCCAAGTTAACAAACCCAACTGGCACCTCGACGGCTGGTACAACACCACCACGGGGACCAAATGGGACTTCGACAACGACACTGTTACCGCTGACATCACACTCAAAGCCCACTGGAAAGCCTTCGTTCCTATGACCCTACCCATAGCAGGGGCTATTCCGTTGGCTCGATTGGGCGGGATTACGATACTGAGCAGTAGCGCGGGGGCTTTGGCTTTGTTCTTGTTGTTGCCGCAGCGGCGGCGCAGGGAACATGCCCGGCAGAGTTATAGCTTTGGACGGAACACGGGTGAGGTAGCTCTTAGCGAAGCGGGGAGCTCGGTGGACTTTCCCTCGCATAGGAACATTGAATAA